Part of the Cynocephalus volans isolate mCynVol1 chromosome 11, mCynVol1.pri, whole genome shotgun sequence genome is shown below.
TCAATgtgaaaataaatgcattttcaacaaatggtactagaACAAAGGAATAAACATTAAAGACATGTTAAAAATGTAGCTTGATCCCTTTCtcatactatacacaaaaattgaTTTGtagattatagacctaaatgtaaaagttaaaactataaagcttAGAGGagtaaaaaatagaagaaaaattcttTGCAATCCCCAGTTAAGAAAGTGAAGAAAGCAAGTCACAGACTTAGAACTCTAATCAGGACTCTTCTATTCTATGAAGAATACTTacaaatcagcaataaaaagccaaccatctcaattaaaaatggacaaaaaataggggccagcccgtggctcacttgggagagtgtggtgctaataacgccaaggccacaggtttggatccctatatagggatggctggttggctcacttgggagagtgtggtgctgacaacaccaagtcaagggttaaggtccccttactggtcatctttaaaaaaaaaaaaatgggcaaaagacttcaaacgacacttcacaaaagaagatacacaaatgtccagtagcacgtgaaaagatgctcaatatcattagtcacagggaaatgcaaattaaaacttcaatgagataccactttataccTATGAGAATCAGGCAAATAAAAGTACCAATAAGGATGTAGATTAActggaactctcatttattgctggtagGAGTACAAAATGATACAACCAATTTGGAAAACTCTTTGgaaatttataataaagttaaacatacatctgTTCTATGAACCAGCAGTTGCACTCAGCTATATGCCCAGGTGTGAAAGCATATACACAAAAAGTTTCCTGCTAGAATGTTTATTAGCAGCTTCATTCACAATAGAACCCGaactgcaaacaacccaaatgtccatcaacaggagaataaaCTGTGGAGTATTCATATAATGGATTACTGttctgtaataaaaaagaaatgaacgaACGATACACataacaatatggatgaatcttaaaaacagtatGTGGAGGgtaagaaaccagacacaaaagagcactcactgtacgattccatttatatgaggttcACTGACATGCAAATCTAATCTGATAGTAATCAGAATAGTGGTTTTCTCTGGGAGAAAATGATTAGAAGGGAACATCCTGGAAGGAGGAAATGTTCTCTATCATGATTTGGGTGATGCGAATATGGGGTACACATTTGCTGAAACTAATAAAATTGTATATTACAATCTGCCCATTTTACTATATatgttatatctcaataaaaaatataagataaaaatgcattaacaAAGCTTTTAACCCTatcaatttaaagaaattaatagagaaggaaggaatgagatgcaggaaagtagaaacaaaaaacaatttagCCTAAATaagaaatgactttaaaaatctatattcataaatatgtatttcatatatatagaaataaagcTCCAGATGATACAAGTGAATTGATAAGAATGAGGTTTTTATGAATAACTTTGACCCAAAATGACAGTGGCTTAATTAAAAGTAAAGCTTATTTTTCTGTTGCATAAAATTCCATGGAGCCAAGTTCCTTCTAAATTGCTGTCCCATATACTTTACATGTTCCTCATGTGCCAAGATGGTTGCTCAAGCTCCAGCAGCCACACATACAGCCCagccagaagagaagaaagggatgAAGAAGGGCTTAGCCTCCCTTTAAGGACATTTCCCAGAATTCACAACTAACATTTCTGTTTACCACACCTAAATCTAAGAGGAGCTTaaaaatgtagtctttattctgATCAGCTATATGcccagaaggaaggagaggaaggtaCCAGGGGAGACGATTATCAATCTCTACTCTGGTCCTCTCCTTTACTTATCTAAATGTTCACATGTATCTTCTTTCCATACGCAGAACACACTAATACTCTTCCAAAAGGAGGCTACTTCAAAGTTTcgtgaacaaagaagaaaactggGAGCAGTGAAGTGCTCtgtatcataaaaaaaaaaaaaaaaaagagctaccCTGGAATCACAGGGTAACAGGGAAATGACCCAGCCACAGACACAGTAAGTACCCCAACCTACCATCATCTCCCTACACCTCAGCCCTCCCTTTTCCATACAGCCTAATTAAAGTGATCTGGTTATCAAGGCTCTAGCACCTGAAGGGAGAGGGGCAGAAACAGGCAGAAAATGCAGGCTGCAGTTTGAGATGTAGTGCCCTAACCCCTCTCTTGCTCCTAGTTTCTCTCGCTTCCTCCTTCCCAGATGCAATACTAGCAAACTTAGCTACAAAGCTCCATGCAGAAATGCTGATGGCTATGAGGAGCACAGGCAGCAGAACCCAACTGGCTAAAACCATCAGTCCAGTTCACATCAGGATAGGCAGGTGCCTCCCCTCTCACTCTATGGTTTAAAAAGAATCTTCCTCAGCTTAATGTGAGCTGAGTTCTCTCCTCTGTCCCCACACTCCGGGCAAGTAGAGATGCAGAACACACAGGAagactctccagacatttattcAGTTGACATCTGAAATCTCCACCTTCCATAACTGCCTCAACACAACTTGGAGTGTCCGTGGACGTGGCCACCAGGGCACTGAGGAAAGGGGAGGACTGGGTTGCCCCAGGAAGGCTTGTGTGGCAGAGGCTGTCCACTCACACATGGATCCACTGGGGTGCAGGGGAACCTCTCCCAGCCCCAGTCCACTGAGCCAGATGTGGAAGTCCTGGGCCTCACACCTCTGCAGGGACCTGGCAACGCCTCCTTCACACTCTCTGAGCCATCACCAAGCTGACTGGTTTCGCAAAGTCTCAGGTGAGAGCCCTGAAACCGGAAGCAGGTCTAACGCTTGTTTCACCGCTGATGATGTCTCTTCTTTGGCTGATGTTCTCCAAGATGTCAAAGAGTCATGACACTCCACCTGGCAGATGGGCTGTCCCTCTAGCTGGGATCGATTCATGCCCTTCTTCCCATCAGGCAGAGCACAGCCCAGGTAGGAGTGGCCAAGTCAGGTGACCAGAGAATCACGCTGGGACACTTTCCAGGCCCCAGTGTCCCCACCAGGCTCTGTTGTGTGGATCTCTTCAGGGTCAATGGATCCCAACCAGAATTTGAGGAAAGGGCATTGGAAGGAATGGGAGGTCAATGGAGAGGCCTAGTGGGAGACTCAGAAAAAGGACGGGGAGTGGACTGGGGTGATCACAGGGTCACCAGGATGCCGAGGGGCAGCACCAGACACAAGAGTAGGATGAGGAACATCACTGGACACAAAGAGGTAGCCTGGTTCACCACTGCAACCATCCACTTACTGTAGAAGCCAATTTCTGTATAAACTCCTGGCACCCCTTCGCGACCACAGCCAATGCCCCAGCTCACAATCCCCAcctggacccatgtgtcattaaatTCACAGGCCAGGGGGCCCCCAGAATCTccctggagaaagagaaagaaaaaaactgcaggaATGGAATAGGATCCCCATCACAGCAGGCTGATTGCACTGCAAGATGCTGGGGAGACAGGCAAACAGGGGGCTTCCCTAGACACCCCAAAGGTCCTGCTAGGCCCAGGCTTTTGTGAATACGAGAACTGAATATGTGAATATGGGAATTGAAAAGTTAATAGGAAAGCTCTAATATGCTCCCAGGATATTATGACTGATCATTTCCCAAACCACAGTGGTCGTTAAACATTTTGAATATCACCTCTGCATGGCAGCCCCTTACATTTTAGGCTGAAGTTGCTCTAGAACTAACCTATGTAGCCAGCTCCCTCCACATTTTAAGTCCCACTCTCAGACATCCCACACACACCCCGACTCAAGCAGAACTCTGTATGTCCTTTCTGAAACTGCTCCAGTAGCCTAACCACCAACCACCTCAGTGAGAAAAACAGGGTCCTCCTCaacccctccctcacccccacccccaccccccatgcagTCAGTCACCAAGAGCTGACAATTACACCTCCTTCACCCATCTCACTGCCCCAGGCCCTGCTCAGGACTCAATATCATTGCCCAGATGATAAAAACAAGTTCCTAGACTTCAGTCCATGCACCACACAGCTCAGGGAATCATTTACCTAAAAGGCAAATCTGATCGTGTTcaccctgccccacctcccagtCCTGCCTGGGCACCATCTAGAAACTTGGCACAGCATTCCAGGCTACATGTATTCTGACTCCAACCCACTTCTGTGGCCACATTTCCTACCAACTTATTCCAGGCAAGTAAAATGTTCCCTAAACATGAGAAGTTCCCTCAGACCTCTGAGCCTCtgtacatgctgttccctctcctTACAATGCTGTTCTCTTCTTTCCAAGAAATCCAAATACTATCCCCTAAGATCCAACTCAAATGGCTTCTCCTCAGGAAGGCAGCCTGGTGCAGAGGGAAGAGTGTGGGCCTGGCAGTCATACAGGTACTCACAGGAGGACCTTGAACTGACATCTTTGGATCTCATCTTCCACATCTGTATAATAGGTATGATGTCTATGTTGCAGGGTTGTGATATGGGTTAACTGAAATAATGTGGGTTACTAATCACACTGGCATGGTGAGTGCCACATGGAAGGAACTCAATTAATGCAATGCATACTATTATAATGCATTACCCTCTCCCAACTTCCCCACACCCTAGCAGTGCCCCCAGGCAGCAAGGGCTGCTCCCTTTGGAAGGAACAGGCCAGGCCAGCTCATAGAGGCCAGAAGCCCATAGAGGGCTTCTCCCCATGAAATCTCCTTAACTTGACtaggggggatgggggagataGCAAATAACCCAGGCCCTGCCACCTGGAAATGAGGAAAGAGCCCATGAACTTACCTGACAAgaatcttttcctctttctttataGCCACAGACCATGCCTTTCACTACTAAATCCTTAGCAGATGACAAGTAATTCTGTATCAACTTATTACATTTTTGGTAGTGGATGATGTATTGGTCCACCTCCTGGAGAATTTCTGATGGAGGCAGGAACACTGAAAAGGATCAGCAGTATGTGGATCTGCACAAGTGGATAGTAAGCCCCCAAGGACCCAGGATCTCCCTGGAAGAAGGGCAGTgatcattatccccatttgacacaggagaaaactgaggcccaaagttGCCATGGGGAGAGGAGGATGTAAGAAGGAAAaccaagagaagagaaggaagaatatTTCAGGAGAGGGAGACACAGGGCCTTACCAGCCCCCAAAATCAAAACCAAGCATCTGTCACTCCGaatatcaataataatagtaacagagTGTCCTGTGCCTCAATAAAGCATCTTTACTTTCTAGAGTAGGATCAAAGACTCTCGAACAGGTAGCACCCCTAAAGTACCAAATCCAGCCTCTCCCCAGGGATAGGAGGCCCTACAGCCTCATCAACAAGGGTCTTTTGGCTCTGCCTACACCCCCAGGACAGGAAGCTCCTACCCACCAAGGCAGGTACTTCCAGAGAGGAGCAGCTCTGATTAGCCAACAGCTCAACACCTCGTGAGCAGAAATCCACCCTGGAGAGAACTCCATAGCGTCTGACTCTGTTCCCAGGGAACCTAAAACAACATTCACAAACCAGCTGGACACAGTGCCCCACAAATCTGCAAAAGGAGACTTTGGCCATGTGCTGCTTCTCTTGGCTGAGCAACTCCAGTTCCCAGAACAGGCAACTTTCCTAAATGGCTGCCATCAAATACTTGTGTTGCAGCAAAAGATCCCAGCCCAGTTTCTGGGGTCACCCAAGCCAACTGGGAACCATTACCCCTACTGTTGCCGAACTTCTTCCCCCTCACCCGCCTGCCAGGCAGTctgcctccctgtccctccctctgcCTGAGTTTGCTTTCTGCCTCAAAGTCTCACCGCCTTCTGCTGTTCTGCCCCATCCGGTGACCCAGCACTTGGTCCCATCTTTCACCTGGAAAGTCTCCCTAGGGATGCAGATGGGCCGGATGGTTGAGGTAAAATTCACGGCGTAGAGGAGCTGGAGAAGGGCGAGGTCGTTTCTAGCGCTCACAATTGTTGAGAACTTAGGGTGGACAATGATGTTTTTGATGGGGATCACCAGACTTGTGTTTTCGTTACGGACACTCCGATCTCCTATCTTGACAGTGTACCGGAAATGGCTGTAGAAGAGAGGACATGTCCCTCACAGAGACCCTAGGAAGCGTACCTTGTGCCTTTTCCACGCATTTCAGCTGTTTCCCGAACTGGCCCCAACCTCCCTCGCCACTCTCCCTCCCATCCTATCTCTGTCACTGAAAACTCCTCCATCACGCTCAAACGGGTTTGCCTGCCCCCTAAGTATTCCTAGTACCACGACTACCAGTGCAGAATCCCTGCCATTTTTATAGTGcatgttctgtttcttttggCCAATTTGCAAGGGAACAGAACTGAGCGG
Proteins encoded:
- the LOC134390088 gene encoding serine protease 42-like; its protein translation is MASPGGGGSLGLLAWLLLLLGEARAGGAAPLPSEGPLAQGSSPPPPVGVPGSPATTQSDKGVMTTDMYAFGPVCGRPNLKIVGGTDAEEGKWPWQVSLRINGRHVCGASLLTSQWVLTAAHCILSHFRYTVKIGDRSVRNENTSLVIPIKNIIVHPKFSTIVSARNDLALLQLLYAVNFTSTIRPICIPRETFQVKDGTKCWVTGWGRTAEGVFLPPSEILQEVDQYIIHYQKCNKLIQNYLSSAKDLVVKGMVCGYKERGKDSCQGDSGGPLACEFNDTWVQVGIVSWGIGCGREGVPGVYTEIGFYSKWMVAVVNQATSLCPVMFLILLLCLVLPLGILVTL